From a region of the Lactuca sativa cultivar Salinas chromosome 4, Lsat_Salinas_v11, whole genome shotgun sequence genome:
- the LOC111896449 gene encoding uncharacterized protein LOC111896449 — translation MNKTSNDPFLSKLCVDDDDENNIVDDDNGREVEVNIQTHFIFNEPLHWKKQKPIIWMGFKVPRKRRLVRCSKGACTFRLWASWMSDEESFQINSLKVDHSCARNFKFGSLVTYAWIGSHYAKEIVQSQKISVRKLRVKVMDKFGIQFSMGQCRREKKYALNLVEGSLVEHYGKLWSYGHEILRTNPGSIVKLDMRMVQMERNILGEMICAIGRDVNDKIYPIAWVVVNVENKQNYKWFLELLIDDLNLNLGNDFSLMSDQHKGLIEVVKELLPYVEHRQYARHICQNLQKRFNSVIYHTLLWRASKATTEHAFKVVMKEIETLNPDAHQYLMEKDPKTW, via the exons atgaataagacaTCAAATGATCCTTTCTTAAGTAAGTTatgtgttgatgatgatgatgaaaacaACATTGTAGATGATGACAATGGGAGAGAAGTTGAAGTTAACATAcaaactcattttatttttaatgagCCATTACACTGGAAAAAACAAAAACCTATTATATGGATGGGATTTAAGGTTCCAAG GAAAAGACGTTTGGTGAGGTGTAGCAAGGGTGCTTGCACATTTAGATTATGGGCTTCTTGGATGAGTGATGAAGAGAGTTTTCAAATCAACTCACTAAAAGTTGATCATAGTTGTGCTAGGAACTTCAAGTTTGGATCATTGGTGACATATGCATGGATTGGGAGTCACTATGCCAAAGAGATTGTACAAAGTCAGAAAATAAGTGTAAGGAAGCTTAGGGTAAAGGTAATGGACAAGTTTGGTATCCAATTTAGTATGGGGCAATGTAGAAGAGAAAAGAAGTATGCATTGAATCTTGTTGAAGGTAGCCTTGTTGAACATTATGGCAAGCTATGGTCATATGGTCATGAGATTTTAAGGACAAATCCtgggtcaattgtgaaactagATATGAGGATGGTCCAGATGGAAAGAAATATTTTA GGGGAAATGATTTGTGCTATTGGGAGGGATGTAAATGACAAGATATATCCTATTGCTTGGGTAGTGGTTAATGTGGAGAACAAGCAGAATTATAAGTGGTTTTTAGAGCTTCTCATTGACGATCTAAACTTGAATTTAGGCAATGATTTCAGTTTAATGTCAGACCAACATAAG GGTTTGATAGAGGTTGTTAAAGAGTTGTTGCCATATGTAGAGCACAGACAGTATGCTAGACATATTTGCCAGAATTTGCAGAAGAGATTCAATAGTGTCATATATCATACCTTGCTTTGGAGAGCATCTAAAGCCACAActgagcatgcttttaaagttgtGATGAAGGAAATCGAGACATTGAACCCAGATGCCCATCAATATCTCATGGAGAAAGATCCCAAAACATGGTAA